From the Limosilactobacillus panis genome, one window contains:
- a CDS encoding universal stress protein, producing MAQTYKHILVPVDGSAEAELAFKKAVAVAKRNGEDAELRLLHVVDTRAFQNISSFDTSMVEQVTDTAKKTLDQYIEYAKKQGVKNVSYSIEYGAPKAIIARDVPKEMGADLIMIGATGLNAVERILIGSVTEYVTRTALCDVLVVRTDLENKPVVNPKKRNKR from the coding sequence ATGGCACAAACATACAAACACATCTTGGTTCCAGTTGATGGATCTGCGGAAGCTGAATTAGCCTTCAAGAAGGCCGTTGCCGTTGCTAAGCGGAACGGGGAAGATGCCGAACTGCGTCTATTGCACGTTGTCGACACCCGGGCTTTCCAAAACATTTCAAGCTTCGATACTTCAATGGTTGAACAGGTTACCGACACCGCCAAGAAGACCCTTGACCAATACATTGAATACGCCAAGAAGCAAGGTGTTAAGAACGTCAGCTACTCCATTGAATATGGTGCACCAAAGGCCATCATTGCCCGTGATGTCCCAAAGGAAATGGGTGCTGACCTAATCATGATCGGGGCTACCGGTCTAAATGCGGTTGAACGGATTCTGATTGGTTCCGTTACCGAATACGTTACTCGGACTGCCCTCTGCGATGTCCTGGTTGTTCGGACCGACTTGGAAAACAAGCCCGTTGTCAACCCAAAGAAGCGGAACAAGCGTTAA
- a CDS encoding replication-associated recombination protein A, with translation MQPLAYRMRPRTLDEVVGQQHLVGPGKIIYRMVKARMLSSMILYGPPGTGKTSIASAIAGSTKYAFRKLNAATDSKKDLQVVAEEAKMSGTVILLLDEIHRLDKAKQDFLLPHLENGRIILIGATTENPYISINPAIRSRAQIFPVHPLSPNDIKVAIGRALTDKERGLGKMPIVLAANAEEELSQATNGDLRSVLNGLELAAKSTDPGSDGKIHLTLPIIEESVQKKALSADKNGDGHYDVISAFQKSIRGSDVDAALHYLARLVEAGDLTSIVRRLMVTAYEDIGLANMPAVQRAVTAAQVAQQVGLPEARIPLADVVIELCLSPKSNSGISAIDEALAQVKEGGFGDIPPYLKDAHYKGAVKLGHGVDYQFPHDHPQDWVAQQYLPDRIKGAQYYQPKQNGRFEQALGNQYWQLKRAQRQGLKGHHHPTN, from the coding sequence ATGCAACCACTAGCATACCGAATGCGTCCCCGAACGCTCGATGAAGTAGTGGGCCAACAGCACCTCGTCGGTCCCGGCAAGATTATCTACCGGATGGTCAAGGCCAGAATGCTTTCGTCAATGATTCTCTATGGGCCACCGGGCACAGGAAAAACTAGTATTGCCAGTGCCATTGCCGGGTCAACCAAGTACGCTTTCCGCAAGCTAAACGCCGCCACCGATAGTAAAAAGGACCTTCAAGTGGTTGCCGAAGAAGCCAAAATGAGTGGGACCGTCATCCTATTACTCGATGAAATTCACCGCCTCGACAAGGCGAAGCAGGACTTCCTCCTTCCCCACCTGGAAAATGGCCGAATCATTCTCATCGGGGCGACAACGGAAAACCCTTACATCAGTATTAACCCGGCCATCCGCAGTCGGGCCCAGATTTTTCCGGTCCACCCCTTGAGTCCTAACGACATCAAAGTAGCGATTGGTCGGGCATTGACGGACAAGGAGCGCGGGCTTGGCAAAATGCCTATCGTCCTCGCGGCCAATGCAGAAGAGGAATTGTCTCAGGCAACTAATGGCGACCTGCGAAGCGTCCTAAATGGTCTTGAACTTGCCGCCAAGTCAACCGACCCGGGCTCCGACGGTAAAATTCACCTGACCCTGCCCATCATCGAAGAGAGCGTGCAGAAGAAGGCCCTCAGCGCAGACAAGAACGGTGATGGTCACTATGACGTTATCTCCGCCTTTCAGAAGTCCATTCGGGGGTCCGACGTTGATGCGGCTCTCCACTACCTGGCTCGGCTAGTTGAGGCCGGTGACCTGACATCGATCGTTCGCCGACTGATGGTTACCGCCTATGAAGACATCGGGTTGGCTAACATGCCAGCGGTCCAGCGGGCGGTAACAGCCGCCCAGGTGGCCCAACAAGTTGGTCTTCCGGAAGCGCGAATTCCCCTTGCCGACGTGGTGATTGAACTTTGCCTATCACCGAAATCGAATTCGGGAATTAGTGCTATTGACGAGGCCCTCGCCCAGGTAAAGGAAGGCGGCTTCGGCGATATCCCACCCTATCTCAAGGATGCCCACTACAAGGGCGCCGTAAAGCTTGGTCACGGGGTTGATTACCAATTTCCCCATGACCATCCCCAAGACTGGGTCGCTCAGCAGTACCTTCCTGACCGAATTAAGGGGGCCCAGTACTACCAGCCAAAACAAAATGGCCGGTTCGAGCAGGCACTTGGTAACCAGTACTGGCAGCTGAAGCGCGCCCAGCGCCAAGGACTAAAAGGTCACCACCACCCCACGAACTGA
- a CDS encoding YueI family protein — MVEEKKSAVQQRLDNGIYGAKKIKPDEQRKYLGTFRERVCLTISVAELHEKNWQPELAAELAKGIGNLVSVNGNLPHEMVHGYIQTAAKAGAEFTMKTDPEYRVEPASLAIVVAAKKAVFQSPVDVKKRYPQQDNNQQESNKKEDGGFFHRLFHREGR, encoded by the coding sequence GTGGTAGAAGAAAAAAAGTCTGCTGTCCAACAACGACTCGATAACGGCATCTATGGGGCCAAAAAGATCAAGCCAGACGAACAGCGCAAATACCTAGGTACCTTTCGTGAACGAGTCTGCTTAACTATTTCCGTTGCCGAACTCCACGAAAAAAATTGGCAACCTGAACTAGCAGCTGAACTAGCGAAAGGGATTGGTAACCTTGTATCTGTTAACGGCAACCTCCCCCACGAAATGGTTCACGGCTACATCCAGACCGCAGCCAAGGCGGGCGCTGAGTTTACGATGAAGACCGACCCAGAATATAGAGTTGAGCCCGCATCCTTAGCGATTGTTGTTGCCGCTAAAAAGGCGGTTTTCCAGTCACCCGTTGACGTTAAAAAGCGTTACCCCCAACAGGATAATAACCAGCAAGAATCAAATAAAAAGGAGGACGGGGGCTTTTTCCACCGTCTCTTTCACCGGGAGGGTCGTTAA
- the yaaA gene encoding peroxide stress protein YaaA has product MQIVISPARTITVDEDSFSYQDLPKYLAKTTKILEWMRSLSYDQLHQLWWNCSTRLADKNYQWLQKMDLRQHLTPAIIAFTGLQYQHMAPDVFTDAGLEYIQQHLRILSGFYGLLRPFDGIVPYRLGMGDCAHVAGTKNLYQFWGETLANDLFTNDNLVLDLASAEYEKAILPYLNNNRHFVKCRFGEVIDGRIKQKTTQVKMARGTMVRYIAENQITDLAGVKQFQVGGFHYYPELSSNEVLAFALKKL; this is encoded by the coding sequence ATGCAGATTGTAATTTCACCAGCACGAACGATAACTGTTGACGAGGATTCATTTTCCTACCAGGACCTTCCAAAGTACTTGGCCAAAACGACCAAGATTCTTGAGTGGATGCGGAGTCTTAGCTATGATCAACTTCACCAGCTGTGGTGGAATTGTAGTACTCGTTTAGCGGATAAGAACTACCAGTGGCTGCAGAAAATGGACCTAAGGCAGCACCTTACCCCGGCCATCATCGCTTTTACGGGACTTCAGTACCAGCACATGGCACCGGACGTTTTTACTGATGCGGGTTTGGAATATATCCAACAACACCTACGAATTTTGTCCGGTTTTTATGGCCTACTTCGGCCGTTTGATGGAATTGTGCCCTACCGATTGGGGATGGGTGATTGTGCCCATGTTGCAGGAACTAAGAACCTTTACCAGTTTTGGGGTGAGACGCTTGCTAACGACCTGTTTACCAACGATAATTTAGTCTTGGATTTGGCCTCAGCAGAATACGAAAAGGCCATTTTGCCGTATTTAAATAATAACCGTCACTTCGTTAAGTGCCGTTTCGGCGAAGTTATTGATGGTCGAATTAAACAAAAGACTACTCAGGTGAAAATGGCTCGGGGGACGATGGTTCGCTACATTGCGGAAAATCAGATTACTGATTTAGCGGGTGTCAAACAATTCCAGGTTGGTGGTTTTCACTACTACCCGGAGTTGTCCAGTAATGAGGTCCTAGCTTTTGCTCTTAAAAAATTATAA
- a CDS encoding NAD(P) transhydrogenase subunit alpha, whose translation MAIVIAALKEADGEHRVSLVPSVVKRLVKQGNKVLIEKGAGAKANFADQQYVDAGAQVVDRQAAIDQANIVTVVNRPDDDTLGKLKADQMLLGLLSLSVDHDVAKKLADARVTALSFELLPRTVSRAQTMDALSSQSSVSGYKAALVAADHFMRYFPMMITAAGTAKPAKVLVLGTGVAGLQAIGTAKRLGAIVSGYDVRPASRGEVESLGAKFLTSSVSAAGKGGYARQLTKEEQQKQQDELAGFIADSDIVITTARVPGKKPPMLVTEKSVQNAKPGSIFIDIAASELGGNVAGSKPGEVVTTDNGAKIVGADNLPSELATSASEMYSKNIQAVIKALLDKEGNIKIDTTDDVMSELVATYQGKIISGRLRSQMGLPEIKKPEPQKDEEAAKPDAKAQK comes from the coding sequence ATGGCAATTGTAATTGCAGCGCTGAAGGAGGCCGATGGTGAACACCGGGTTTCTTTGGTACCGAGTGTCGTTAAGAGACTTGTCAAGCAAGGCAATAAGGTCTTAATTGAAAAAGGCGCCGGTGCAAAAGCCAACTTCGCTGATCAGCAGTATGTTGATGCTGGTGCGCAGGTCGTTGACCGGCAAGCGGCAATTGATCAGGCAAACATCGTTACGGTTGTTAACCGTCCGGACGATGACACTTTAGGTAAGCTGAAGGCTGACCAAATGCTTTTAGGACTTTTGTCCTTGTCAGTTGATCATGATGTTGCGAAGAAGTTAGCCGATGCAAGGGTCACGGCATTGTCATTTGAACTACTGCCGCGAACTGTTTCACGGGCCCAGACAATGGATGCCTTGAGTTCACAGTCTTCTGTTTCTGGTTACAAGGCTGCATTGGTTGCTGCCGACCACTTCATGCGTTACTTCCCAATGATGATCACGGCGGCCGGGACCGCCAAGCCAGCTAAGGTCCTTGTCTTAGGGACCGGGGTTGCTGGCCTGCAAGCTATTGGTACTGCCAAGCGACTTGGTGCAATCGTTTCTGGTTACGATGTTCGTCCGGCATCACGGGGTGAAGTTGAATCCTTGGGTGCTAAGTTCCTGACGAGTTCTGTATCTGCTGCCGGTAAGGGTGGTTATGCTCGTCAACTGACGAAGGAAGAACAGCAAAAGCAGCAAGATGAACTTGCTGGCTTCATTGCGGACAGTGACATTGTGATCACAACGGCTCGGGTTCCTGGTAAGAAGCCGCCAATGTTAGTAACTGAAAAGTCGGTTCAAAACGCTAAGCCGGGCTCAATCTTTATCGATATTGCGGCCAGTGAACTCGGCGGTAACGTTGCTGGTTCTAAGCCGGGCGAAGTCGTTACGACTGACAACGGGGCCAAGATCGTCGGTGCCGATAACCTGCCAAGTGAACTGGCCACGAGTGCTTCTGAAATGTACTCAAAGAACATTCAAGCAGTTATTAAGGCCCTCCTTGATAAGGAAGGTAACATCAAGATTGACACGACAGATGATGTTATGTCCGAATTGGTTGCTACTTACCAAGGCAAGATTATTTCCGGTCGGCTTCGTTCACAAATGGGTCTGCCTGAGATTAAGAAGCCAGAACCACAAAAGGATGAAGAAGCTGCTAAGCCTGATGCTAAGGCGCAAAAGTAG
- a CDS encoding NAD(P) transhydrogenase subunit alpha, which yields MSQQLYSNLAIFVLSLLVGFEVMSKIPATLQTPMMSGANAIHGVVVVGAFVVAAEANNWGFYILAFLCAFFAAVNVAGGYTVTDRMLGMFDRPKGGKAPAKDNKQDGGEQ from the coding sequence ATGAGTCAACAATTATATTCTAATTTAGCAATTTTTGTTTTAAGTCTCCTCGTTGGCTTTGAAGTTATGAGCAAGATTCCAGCAACCCTGCAAACGCCAATGATGTCTGGTGCGAACGCCATTCACGGTGTTGTTGTCGTTGGTGCCTTCGTTGTTGCCGCGGAAGCTAATAATTGGGGATTTTATATCCTGGCATTCCTGTGTGCCTTCTTTGCCGCAGTTAACGTTGCCGGTGGCTACACCGTAACTGACCGGATGCTGGGGATGTTTGACCGTCCTAAGGGTGGTAAAGCACCTGCAAAAGATAATAAGCAGGATGGAGGCGAACAATAA
- a CDS encoding NAD(P)(+) transhydrogenase (Re/Si-specific) subunit beta, with amino-acid sequence MSALQTCSSLIYLISAICYVVGVHLMRSPKTARKGNGLSCVGMALAVIMIIITIIVGGKIDAAGWIALVAGLAIGICYGVVKARKVKMTDVPQLVSLFNAVGGGAAATIGVFDYLQVAAGTRLQLILSIPVVLDVIIGGTTFSGSLIAAGKLAGHVPGKPITFPGSRLCNGLAIIAMIVGAVWMIGYPQNYWALVLELVAALVFGLLMTLPIGGADMPVVVSLLNAFTGLAVAFAGFVIDNQVLIIAGALVGSAGTILTLQMAEAMNRSVANILAGGFGGGASDSGASDDIPVNVKETSADDVGLQLAYAHNVMIVPGYGLAAAQAQHEVAELAKLLTDHGINVNYAIHPVAGRMPGHMNVLLADVNVPYEQMKQMDEANSMFENTDVSLVIGANDVTNPMARKSGNAISGMPILDVDKSKSVVVIKRSMHPGYAGIANPLFSADQTHMFFADAKKGLKDIIAATKEYLDE; translated from the coding sequence ATGAGTGCCTTACAAACATGTTCTTCTTTGATTTACCTGATTTCAGCTATCTGCTACGTTGTCGGTGTCCACTTGATGCGGTCACCAAAGACGGCCCGGAAAGGTAACGGCCTCTCCTGTGTCGGGATGGCTCTTGCTGTGATTATGATTATCATCACGATTATCGTTGGTGGTAAAATCGACGCTGCCGGTTGGATTGCCCTTGTTGCCGGTCTAGCAATCGGGATTTGTTACGGGGTCGTTAAGGCTCGTAAGGTTAAGATGACCGATGTGCCACAACTGGTATCGCTGTTTAACGCCGTCGGTGGTGGTGCTGCCGCAACAATTGGTGTTTTTGACTACTTACAAGTTGCGGCGGGTACCCGTCTTCAACTGATCTTGTCAATTCCAGTTGTCCTCGACGTTATCATTGGGGGTACGACTTTCTCAGGTTCTTTGATTGCCGCTGGTAAGCTGGCTGGTCACGTTCCAGGTAAGCCAATTACCTTCCCCGGCAGCCGACTTTGCAATGGCTTGGCAATTATTGCCATGATTGTTGGTGCCGTTTGGATGATCGGTTACCCACAAAATTATTGGGCACTTGTTCTGGAATTAGTTGCTGCCTTGGTATTCGGTCTGTTAATGACCTTGCCAATTGGTGGTGCCGACATGCCAGTTGTTGTTTCTCTTTTGAACGCCTTCACCGGTTTAGCGGTTGCCTTTGCCGGGTTCGTTATTGATAACCAAGTTTTGATTATCGCCGGTGCCCTTGTTGGTTCTGCTGGGACGATTTTAACCCTGCAAATGGCCGAAGCAATGAACCGGTCTGTTGCTAACATCCTTGCCGGTGGTTTCGGCGGTGGTGCCAGCGATTCTGGTGCTTCTGATGATATTCCGGTTAATGTTAAGGAAACTTCTGCTGATGATGTTGGCCTGCAATTAGCTTACGCTCACAATGTTATGATCGTTCCTGGTTATGGTTTGGCTGCTGCCCAGGCCCAGCATGAAGTTGCGGAACTGGCTAAGCTCCTCACTGACCATGGGATTAATGTTAACTACGCTATCCACCCGGTTGCCGGACGGATGCCTGGTCACATGAATGTTTTGCTGGCCGATGTTAACGTTCCTTACGAACAAATGAAGCAAATGGATGAAGCTAACTCAATGTTTGAAAACACTGATGTTTCATTGGTTATTGGTGCTAACGATGTTACCAACCCAATGGCCCGGAAGTCCGGTAACGCCATTTCTGGGATGCCAATTCTAGACGTTGATAAGTCGAAGTCCGTTGTTGTCATTAAGCGGTCCATGCACCCTGGTTATGCCGGGATTGCTAACCCACTGTTTAGTGCCGACCAGACCCACATGTTCTTCGCCGATGCTAAGAAGGGGTTGAAGGACATCATTGCAGCTACCAAGGAATACTTGGATGAATAG
- the ltrA gene encoding group II intron reverse transcriptase/maturase: protein MRQSQKTEQQADRLSRIGLENRKYTRARSTGYGEGKGMSVTIQDLVLDRNNLNQAYLRVKRNKGAAGVDDMTVNDLLPYLRENKTELIASLREGKYKPAPVKRVEIPKPNGGVRRLGIPTVVDRMVQQAVAQILTPIFERVFSDNSFGFRPHRGAHDAISKVVDLYNQGYRRVVDLDLKAYFDNVNHDLMIKYLQQYIDDPWTLRLIRKFLTSGVLDHGLFAKSEKGTPQGGPLSPLLANIYLNELDKELTRRGHHFVRYADDCNIYVKSQRAGERVMRSITQFLEKRLKVKVNPDKTKVGSPLRLKFLGFSLGVDHNGAYARPAKQSQQRVKKALKLLTKRNRGISLTRMFEEIHRKMRGWLQYYSIGKLTNFIQRLDKWLRVRIRQYIWKQWKKFKTKVTNLQKLGLFQHDAYVFASTRKGYWRTAHSKTLSYSLTNRKLEQLGLMNMSKTLQSIQCD from the coding sequence GTGCGACAATCGCAGAAAACAGAACAACAAGCTGACCGCTTGTCGAGGATAGGTTTGGAAAACCGAAAGTACACAAGGGCGCGTAGTACCGGTTATGGTGAAGGTAAAGGTATGAGTGTCACTATCCAAGACCTGGTCTTGGATCGCAATAACCTTAATCAGGCTTATTTGCGAGTTAAGAGAAATAAAGGAGCAGCAGGTGTTGACGATATGACAGTCAATGACCTTCTGCCATATCTCAGAGAAAATAAGACGGAACTGATCGCTAGTTTGCGTGAGGGCAAGTATAAACCAGCTCCAGTCAAACGGGTAGAAATTCCGAAGCCTAATGGTGGAGTAAGAAGACTTGGAATACCAACGGTGGTGGACCGAATGGTTCAACAAGCTGTAGCCCAAATTCTTACGCCTATCTTTGAGCGTGTTTTCTCTGATAATAGCTTTGGCTTCCGTCCCCACCGTGGGGCCCATGACGCTATTTCAAAAGTAGTAGATCTTTATAATCAAGGTTATCGAAGAGTTGTCGACTTAGACCTAAAAGCCTATTTTGATAACGTTAATCATGACTTGATGATTAAGTATCTCCAACAATATATTGATGACCCATGGACACTAAGACTCATTCGTAAGTTTCTAACTAGCGGAGTCTTAGACCATGGGCTTTTCGCTAAGAGTGAAAAAGGAACCCCACAAGGAGGGCCATTGTCACCACTACTGGCGAACATCTATCTAAATGAGTTGGACAAAGAGTTGACTAGACGTGGTCACCACTTTGTGCGCTATGCGGATGATTGTAACATCTATGTTAAAAGTCAACGAGCCGGAGAACGAGTAATGCGAAGCATTACCCAGTTTCTAGAAAAGCGCTTGAAAGTTAAAGTGAACCCAGATAAAACCAAAGTCGGTAGCCCGCTACGGTTGAAGTTTCTTGGCTTTTCGTTGGGTGTAGACCACAATGGGGCCTACGCCCGTCCAGCTAAACAATCGCAACAACGAGTAAAGAAAGCACTGAAGTTATTAACTAAACGTAATCGTGGAATATCTCTGACAAGAATGTTTGAAGAAATTCACCGAAAAATGCGTGGGTGGCTTCAGTACTACTCAATTGGGAAACTAACTAACTTTATTCAACGCCTTGACAAGTGGTTGAGGGTCCGAATAAGGCAGTATATTTGGAAGCAATGGAAAAAGTTTAAAACTAAGGTAACTAACTTACAGAAGTTGGGGCTGTTCCAGCATGATGCATATGTCTTCGCTAGTACCCGAAAGGGCTACTGGCGAACTGCACATAGTAAGACCTTGAGCTATTCTCTAACTAATAGAAAACTGGAACAACTCGGACTTATGAATATGTCCAAGACGCTCCAGTCAATTCAATGTGATTAA
- the rpsD gene encoding 30S ribosomal protein S4 produces MSRYTGPSWRVSRRLGVSLSGTGKELARRPYAPGDHGRDRHGKLSEYGTQLREKQKLRFMYGMTERQFYNLFLRAGKIKEGTHGANFMALLERRLDNMVYRLGLATTRRQARQLVNHGHITVDGKRVDIPSYEVDVNQVIAVREKSKNLDIIKNAVDAVVSRPSYVDFDADKLEGKLNRIPAREDMDADIDEALIVEFYNK; encoded by the coding sequence ATGTCTCGTTATACTGGTCCAAGTTGGCGTGTATCACGTCGCCTTGGCGTTTCACTTTCAGGTACTGGTAAGGAATTAGCTCGTCGTCCATACGCTCCTGGCGACCACGGTCGTGACCGTCACGGTAAGCTTTCTGAATATGGTACGCAACTTCGTGAAAAGCAAAAGCTTCGTTTCATGTACGGAATGACTGAACGTCAATTCTACAACCTCTTCTTACGTGCCGGTAAGATCAAGGAAGGTACCCACGGTGCTAACTTCATGGCATTGCTGGAACGTCGTCTTGACAACATGGTTTACCGTCTTGGTTTGGCTACTACTCGTCGTCAAGCTCGTCAATTGGTTAACCACGGCCACATCACTGTTGATGGCAAGCGGGTTGACATTCCTTCTTATGAAGTTGATGTTAACCAAGTAATCGCCGTTCGTGAAAAGTCCAAGAACCTGGACATCATCAAGAACGCGGTTGATGCGGTTGTTTCTCGTCCTTCTTACGTTGACTTTGATGCCGATAAGCTGGAAGGTAAGTTAAACCGGATTCCTGCCCGTGAAGACATGGATGCTGATATCGACGAAGCCCTTATCGTTGAATTCTACAACAAGTAA
- a CDS encoding GAF domain-containing protein, translating into MTDFKLILQQLSALLAGEHQSITVMANTSALVNQVVSQLNWVGFYLYDHDKDDLFLGPFQGNVACMHIKPGHGVCGTAAQHRHMVNVEDVSRFPGYISCDADSQSELVVPLVMDGKLIGVFDIDAPVKGRFDDDLTKFLIDVAAIVVKSID; encoded by the coding sequence TTGACAGATTTTAAACTAATTTTGCAACAATTATCAGCCCTGTTAGCTGGTGAACACCAGTCAATCACTGTCATGGCCAATACCAGCGCCCTGGTTAACCAAGTAGTTTCCCAGCTTAACTGGGTGGGATTCTACCTTTACGACCATGATAAAGATGACCTCTTTCTCGGACCGTTTCAGGGTAACGTTGCTTGCATGCACATTAAGCCGGGCCATGGGGTATGCGGAACCGCTGCTCAGCATCGCCACATGGTTAACGTTGAAGACGTCAGTAGGTTCCCTGGTTACATCTCTTGTGATGCCGATTCGCAGTCTGAACTCGTTGTTCCCCTCGTTATGGATGGTAAACTGATTGGTGTCTTTGACATTGATGCCCCGGTCAAGGGCCGTTTTGATGACGACCTGACCAAATTTCTTATTGATGTAGCCGCAATTGTGGTCAAAAGCATTGACTAG
- the ezrA gene encoding septation ring formation regulator EzrA, whose protein sequence is MFQILIAVLVVILVLLIGISWFQHRAISQIKELQAVGDHLKKEDLASQLAQGKKMQLIGDAKETFNRLEKKYQEELIPQLKQVETRGKELQAAVKTSQLLTINSAINDYRTLVGRISNEAQKIQKTLQDLQQQEQRHHQAIDHLRRQYRHFHQQLDEKNFEYGDTIKKLSQQLNDLEQRFAKFVDLTNKGDLEAAQEILSELQNDNQKFDHLLKTVPKLYKPLVTEFPDQLDELQKGYATLKKDHFNFTEQKLDIKIEQLQEKLKQTVVQLNDLEIDIVTQSNKDLADEIDSLYGVMQKEIDAQPEAKHLMDVMGQFIPHAQHQNEELIAELRRLNLSYTFNNNEIEAARQLNEQIKTINKQFQEDQKAFADQTVIYSQVVDRQKANQKELTTVEEKQKKINDEVAKLQTDEQRARKMLQKYSVDLRTIKRQVEQLNLPGVSQDYVDYFMGVSDEVKKLNAELHEYKINMDDVTKQLIMVESDLESLQVKTNDLRDSAELTERLLQYANRFSDNEEIEKAAEKSQKFFSKYEYTKSLEAIGTALEKVEPGSFKRIEDSYYSENN, encoded by the coding sequence ATGTTTCAAATTTTAATCGCAGTTTTAGTTGTCATCTTAGTATTATTGATTGGAATTAGCTGGTTTCAACACCGGGCAATTAGCCAAATCAAGGAGTTGCAGGCCGTTGGTGACCACTTGAAGAAGGAAGACCTTGCTAGTCAATTGGCGCAGGGAAAAAAGATGCAACTGATTGGTGATGCTAAGGAAACCTTTAATAGGCTAGAGAAAAAGTACCAAGAGGAGCTGATCCCACAGCTTAAGCAGGTAGAGACACGCGGCAAGGAATTACAGGCTGCGGTTAAGACCAGCCAACTGCTTACCATCAATTCAGCAATCAACGATTACCGGACCCTGGTTGGCCGGATCAGTAATGAAGCACAAAAAATTCAAAAGACCTTACAGGACCTTCAACAACAAGAACAGCGGCACCACCAGGCAATTGATCACCTGCGTCGGCAGTACCGTCATTTTCACCAGCAGCTGGATGAAAAGAACTTTGAATACGGGGATACCATTAAGAAACTGAGCCAGCAACTTAATGACCTGGAACAACGGTTTGCGAAGTTTGTTGATCTTACTAATAAAGGAGACTTGGAAGCGGCCCAGGAAATTCTCTCTGAATTACAAAACGATAACCAAAAGTTTGATCACCTTTTAAAGACAGTTCCCAAACTATATAAGCCATTGGTCACCGAGTTTCCAGACCAACTGGATGAATTGCAAAAGGGTTACGCTACCTTAAAGAAGGACCACTTTAACTTCACTGAGCAGAAGCTGGATATTAAGATTGAACAGCTACAGGAAAAATTGAAGCAAACGGTTGTCCAGCTGAATGACTTAGAAATTGATATCGTTACCCAGTCAAATAAGGATCTGGCTGACGAAATTGATAGTCTCTATGGGGTAATGCAAAAGGAAATTGATGCTCAGCCGGAAGCCAAGCACCTGATGGATGTGATGGGCCAATTTATCCCCCATGCTCAACACCAGAATGAAGAATTAATTGCTGAGCTGCGGCGATTAAACCTCAGTTATACTTTTAACAACAATGAGATTGAAGCGGCCCGGCAATTAAATGAGCAGATTAAGACCATCAACAAGCAGTTCCAAGAGGACCAGAAGGCTTTTGCTGATCAGACCGTGATTTATAGTCAGGTTGTTGACCGGCAAAAGGCTAACCAAAAGGAACTCACGACGGTTGAGGAGAAGCAGAAAAAAATTAACGACGAGGTTGCCAAACTGCAAACTGATGAACAGCGGGCACGCAAGATGTTGCAGAAATATTCAGTAGACCTGCGGACAATTAAGCGCCAAGTTGAGCAGTTGAATTTGCCGGGCGTTTCCCAGGACTACGTGGACTACTTTATGGGCGTTAGCGATGAGGTTAAAAAGCTAAACGCCGAATTGCATGAGTACAAGATCAATATGGATGATGTCACTAAGCAACTGATCATGGTTGAGTCCGACTTGGAAAGCCTTCAAGTGAAGACCAACGACTTACGTGATAGTGCAGAATTAACGGAACGGCTTCTTCAGTATGCTAACCGCTTCTCTGATAATGAGGAGATTGAAAAGGCAGCGGAAAAATCACAAAAGTTCTTTAGCAAGTATGAATATACCAAGAGCCTTGAGGCCATCGGTACGGCCCTTGAGAAAGTTGAGCCGGGTTCGTTCAAGCGGATTGAGGACAGCTATTACAGTGAAAATAATTAA